The sequence below is a genomic window from Deinococcus sp. Marseille-Q6407.
GGCGCCCTGCAGTGGCTGCGCGGCGACATCAAGCTGGAAGCTTCTGCCTCCGGTGGGTCACAGGGCGGCGGCGGGCTGGGCGGCCTGCTGCGCGGCGCCGTGACTGCAGCCGCCACCGGCGAGACACTGTTCAAGACGGTGTACCGGGGCAGCGGCCAGATCACCACCGAGCCCACCCGGCTGCACTACCTGCTGGGCGAACTGCGCGGCGAGGACCTGATCGTAGACGACGGTGCCTTTGTGGCGGCCGCCGGCCAGATCACGGTGGGCCGGCATGTGAACCGTGGCCTGGCCAACACGCTGGGCAGCGGCGAGGGCCGCGTGCAGCCGCGCCTGAGCGGCAGCGGGGTCTTCTGCCTGCAGAGTCCGGTGTACCACAGCGAATTCGACGTGCTGGAACTGCAGGACGATACCCTCAAGGTGGACGGCAACCTGGTGCTGGCCTATACCGCTGGCCTCCAGTTCAGCGTGGAACG
It includes:
- a CDS encoding AIM24 family protein, whose protein sequence is MTQTLTTPGAAVSVLVYTAQPLEEPLHGFHQTLNRPDPYRQLRVELNGGHAVLEPGALQWLRGDIKLEASASGGSQGGGGLGGLLRGAVTAAATGETLFKTVYRGSGQITTEPTRLHYLLGELRGEDLIVDDGAFVAAAGQITVGRHVNRGLANTLGSGEGRVQPRLSGSGVFCLQSPVYHSEFDVLELQDDTLKVDGNLVLAYTAGLQFSVERSSRSLLGSGRTGEGYLQVYRGTGRVWLAPTLGGPGTLGLGGAAGAAGGNLSEILGN